From the Lysinibacillus fusiformis genome, the window TACCACCATTACATGAGCTAGCCAAACAATTGAATGCTCGTGGTGTGAAAACAATCCATGTTTTAGGCTTCCAAACAGAGGATGTCTGCTTTTATGAGGATGAATTTAGTGCACTTGGTGAAACGCATTATGTGACGGTGGACGGCTCGAAAGGTACAAAAGGCTTTGTGACAACTGTCTTAGAGTCGCATGCACCAGCGTTTGATGTTTTTTATTCCTGTGGTCCATTACCAATGTTAAGAGCATTAGAAGGCTTTTATCCTGAAAAAGAAGGCTATTTATCATTTGAAGAGCGTATGGGCTGTGGTATTGGAGCTTGCTTTGCATGCGTATGTAAAACAACTGATCAAGTTGAAAAAGACTATGTTAAAGTATGTTCTGATGGTCCAGTTTTCCCGAAAGGAACGGTGGCACTATGAGTCGTTTAACAATTCAAATACCAGGCTTAGATTTAAAAAACCCTATTATGCCAGCTTCAGGTTGCTTTGGCTTTGGTCGTGAATATGCACAGCTTTATGATTTGTCAAAACTAGGTGCTATCATGATTAAGGCAACAACGGTCGAAACTCGTGCAGGTAACCCAACGCCACGTGTTGCCGAAACAGCTGCGGGGATGTTAAATGCCATTGGTCTACAAAATCCAGGCATTGAAAAAGTGATGAATGAGGAA encodes:
- a CDS encoding dihydroorotate dehydrogenase electron transfer subunit; the encoded protein is MIRQEKMTVVSQKQIATNIFELTLHGELVQEMTPGQFVHVKVSDSLEPLLRRPISIANIDKDNNEFTMIYRAEGRGTKVLATNREGQQVNVLGPIGNGFPVDAVQEGGTALLVGGGIGVPPLHELAKQLNARGVKTIHVLGFQTEDVCFYEDEFSALGETHYVTVDGSKGTKGFVTTVLESHAPAFDVFYSCGPLPMLRALEGFYPEKEGYLSFEERMGCGIGACFACVCKTTDQVEKDYVKVCSDGPVFPKGTVAL